One window of the Shewanella khirikhana genome contains the following:
- the ribF gene encoding bifunctional riboflavin kinase/FAD synthetase, with the protein MELIRGIHNILPAHRGCVLTIGNFDGVHRGHAKVIASLVERAKHFGLPATLMTFEPQPQELFRGDDAPARLSLLRDKIVLLDELGIDRLLCVNFNAKFAAMDPEHFIEDLLVRKLGVRYLVVGDDFCFGKSRAGNFEMLKKAGERFGFAVVNTHSFMVGDLRVSSTAVREQLAKGNLEQARRLLGHPFTLCGRVAHGQKIGRTIGFPTANIALKRKVVPVRGVFAVKLWWDGSDIYEGVANVGFRPTVNGQVCQLEVHLFDFEGDLYGKRVEVELVAKIRDEQPFQSLDALKKQIWNDADRARALLGDDAG; encoded by the coding sequence ATGGAATTAATCCGCGGAATTCACAATATCTTGCCCGCCCATCGGGGATGTGTGCTAACCATCGGCAACTTTGACGGTGTCCATCGTGGGCACGCCAAAGTGATTGCCAGTTTGGTTGAGCGGGCCAAGCATTTTGGTCTGCCCGCGACCCTGATGACCTTCGAGCCCCAGCCGCAGGAGCTGTTCCGTGGTGATGATGCGCCGGCGCGCCTGAGTTTGCTGCGGGATAAGATAGTGCTGCTGGACGAGCTGGGAATTGACCGCCTGCTGTGCGTCAATTTCAATGCTAAGTTTGCCGCGATGGATCCTGAGCACTTTATTGAAGACCTGTTGGTGCGAAAGCTCGGGGTCAGGTATCTGGTGGTCGGTGACGATTTTTGCTTCGGTAAGAGCCGCGCCGGTAACTTTGAGATGCTGAAAAAAGCCGGCGAGCGTTTCGGTTTTGCCGTGGTCAATACCCACTCTTTTATGGTGGGCGACCTGAGGGTGAGTTCTACCGCGGTGCGTGAGCAGCTCGCCAAGGGCAATCTGGAGCAGGCAAGGCGCTTGCTCGGCCACCCTTTTACCCTATGTGGCCGGGTGGCCCACGGGCAAAAGATTGGCCGGACGATTGGCTTTCCCACCGCCAATATTGCGCTTAAGCGTAAGGTGGTACCGGTGCGCGGCGTGTTCGCCGTCAAGCTGTGGTGGGATGGCAGTGATATATATGAAGGGGTTGCCAATGTGGGGTTCAGGCCCACAGTCAATGGACAGGTGTGCCAGCTTGAGGTGCATCTGTTTGATTTTGAAGGCGACCTCTATGGCAAACGGGTAGAAGTGGAACTGGTGGCGAAAATCCGCGACGAGCAGCCCTTCCAATCCCTAGACGCCCTGAAAAAACAGATTTGGAACGATGCCGACAGAGCCCGGGCTCTGCTTGGTGACGATGCAGGTTAA
- the ileS gene encoding isoleucine--tRNA ligase codes for MSDYKSTLNLPETEFPMRGNLANREPAMLERWNKDKLYQQIRDSRIGRKPFILHDGPPYANGSIHIGHSVNKILKDIIIKSKTMAGFDAPYVPGWDCHGLPIELKVEQKVGKPGQKISAAEFREECRKYAAAQVDGQREDFIRLGVLGDWDKPYLTMDFATEANIVRSLAKVISNGHLQKGVKPVHWCTDCGSALAEAEVEYEDKTSPAIDVGFNVVDKSALLAKFGVAQYDQDIAMVIWTTTPWTLPANRALAVSGDLEYVLVSFTKDEVTRAIVVADVLHEDCVKRFGAESFEVLGRVKGSELELMRFAHPFLDFDVPVILGDHVTTDAGTGVVHTAPGHGQDDFVVGQKYGLEVANPVGDNGVYKADTPFFAGQHVFKANDNVVALLKEKGALLNHVAYRHSYPHCWRHKTPIIFRATPQWFISMDNQGLRSTALGEIKNTQWIPDWGQSRIETMVANRPDWCISRQRTWGVPITLFVNKETEELHPDSVSLMERVAHRIEQQGIQAWWDLDAAELLGDEADQYRKVTDTLDVWYDSGSTFETVVAARPEFQGHGVDLYLEGSDQHRGWFMSSLMLSTAMHAKAPYKQVLTHGFTVDGKGRKMSKSIGNVIAPQEVTNKLGADILRLWVAATDYSGEMSVSDEILNRAADSYRRIRNTGRFLLANLNGFEPETDMVAVEDMVALDRWMVRRAAKVQSEIIAAYEQYNFHMVTHKLMQFCSVELGSFYLDIIKDRQYTAKRESHARRSCQSALFHIAEAMVRWIAPVLSFTADEIWQLLPGKREAYVFTQEWYEGLKPVTLESDLADSHWELLLSVRNEVNKELEQARRDKVLGGSLEATVTLFADAELAAKVAVLGDELRFVLLTSDAKVLPIDAAPESAVATEIAGLKVLVAKTDAAKCERCWHHREDVGSVEAHPSLCGRCVTNIEGDGEARAFA; via the coding sequence ATGAGCGACTATAAATCTACTTTGAATTTGCCGGAAACTGAGTTTCCGATGCGTGGGAATCTGGCTAATCGCGAGCCCGCAATGCTTGAGCGCTGGAACAAGGACAAGCTGTATCAGCAGATCCGTGACAGCCGCATTGGTCGCAAGCCATTTATCCTGCACGATGGCCCTCCATACGCCAACGGCAGCATTCACATTGGTCACTCTGTAAACAAGATCCTCAAAGACATCATTATCAAGTCCAAGACCATGGCGGGCTTTGATGCCCCCTATGTGCCGGGTTGGGACTGCCACGGTCTGCCTATTGAGCTGAAAGTAGAGCAAAAAGTTGGTAAACCGGGTCAGAAGATCTCTGCCGCTGAATTCCGTGAAGAGTGCCGCAAGTATGCTGCTGCTCAGGTTGATGGTCAGCGCGAAGACTTCATCCGTCTGGGCGTGCTGGGTGACTGGGACAAGCCATACCTGACCATGGACTTTGCCACTGAAGCCAACATCGTGCGTTCTCTGGCCAAAGTTATCTCCAACGGCCACCTGCAAAAAGGTGTGAAGCCGGTGCACTGGTGTACCGACTGTGGCTCAGCACTGGCCGAAGCTGAAGTGGAGTACGAAGATAAGACATCTCCTGCCATCGACGTAGGTTTCAATGTGGTTGATAAGTCTGCGCTGCTGGCCAAATTTGGCGTAGCTCAGTACGACCAAGATATCGCCATGGTCATCTGGACCACCACCCCCTGGACCCTGCCTGCCAACCGCGCACTGGCCGTATCCGGCGACCTTGAATATGTGCTGGTATCTTTCACCAAAGACGAGGTTACCCGTGCCATTGTGGTGGCCGATGTGCTGCACGAAGACTGCGTGAAGCGTTTTGGCGCCGAGTCATTCGAAGTGCTGGGCCGCGTAAAAGGCAGCGAGCTTGAGCTGATGCGTTTTGCTCACCCCTTCCTCGACTTTGACGTGCCGGTGATTTTGGGTGACCACGTGACCACCGATGCCGGTACCGGCGTGGTGCACACCGCCCCTGGCCATGGCCAGGACGACTTCGTGGTAGGTCAGAAGTATGGTCTGGAAGTGGCCAACCCTGTGGGTGACAACGGCGTGTATAAGGCCGATACCCCTTTCTTTGCCGGTCAGCATGTATTTAAAGCCAACGACAACGTGGTTGCGCTTTTGAAAGAAAAAGGCGCGCTGCTGAACCATGTGGCTTACCGTCACAGCTATCCACATTGCTGGCGCCACAAAACGCCAATCATTTTCCGTGCAACCCCGCAGTGGTTTATCTCTATGGATAACCAGGGCCTGCGCAGCACTGCACTGGGCGAAATCAAAAACACCCAGTGGATCCCTGACTGGGGCCAGAGCCGCATCGAGACCATGGTAGCCAACCGTCCTGACTGGTGTATCTCCCGTCAGCGTACCTGGGGCGTGCCTATCACCTTGTTTGTTAACAAGGAAACCGAAGAGCTGCACCCAGATTCTGTCTCCTTGATGGAGCGCGTGGCGCACCGCATCGAGCAGCAGGGCATTCAGGCCTGGTGGGATCTGGACGCTGCCGAGCTGCTGGGTGATGAAGCCGACCAGTATCGCAAAGTGACCGATACGCTGGACGTCTGGTATGACTCAGGTTCTACCTTCGAAACCGTGGTAGCTGCCCGTCCTGAGTTCCAGGGCCATGGCGTGGATCTGTACCTGGAAGGCTCGGATCAGCACCGCGGCTGGTTTATGTCATCACTGATGCTGTCTACCGCCATGCATGCCAAGGCACCTTACAAGCAGGTGCTGACCCACGGCTTTACCGTGGACGGTAAGGGCCGCAAGATGTCCAAGTCTATCGGCAACGTGATTGCGCCTCAGGAAGTGACCAACAAGCTCGGCGCAGACATCCTGCGTTTGTGGGTAGCTGCTACCGATTACAGCGGTGAGATGAGCGTATCCGATGAAATCTTGAATCGCGCCGCCGACTCTTATCGCCGTATCCGTAACACAGGTCGTTTCCTGCTGGCGAACCTCAATGGTTTCGAGCCTGAAACCGACATGGTTGCCGTAGAGGACATGGTGGCGCTGGACCGCTGGATGGTGCGCCGTGCCGCCAAGGTGCAGAGCGAAATCATCGCCGCTTACGAGCAATACAATTTCCACATGGTGACCCATAAGCTGATGCAGTTCTGCTCGGTAGAACTTGGCAGTTTCTATCTGGACATCATCAAAGACCGTCAGTACACCGCCAAGCGTGAAAGCCATGCCCGTCGCAGCTGTCAATCGGCACTGTTCCACATCGCCGAAGCCATGGTGCGCTGGATTGCACCTGTGCTGAGCTTTACCGCCGATGAGATTTGGCAGCTGTTGCCTGGCAAGCGTGAAGCCTATGTGTTCACCCAGGAATGGTACGAAGGCCTGAAGCCGGTAACCCTGGAAAGCGATCTGGCCGATAGCCACTGGGAGTTGCTGCTCAGCGTTCGTAACGAAGTGAACAAAGAGCTTGAGCAGGCACGTCGCGACAAGGTGCTGGGTGGCTCACTGGAAGCAACCGTGACCCTGTTTGCTGATGCCGAACTGGCAGCCAAGGTGGCTGTGCTCGGTGACGAGCTGCGCTTTGTGCTGTTGACCTCGGATGCCAAGGTGCTGCCAATCGATGCTGCGCCTGAGTCAGCTGTTGCCACTGAGATTGCCGGTCTGAAGGTGCTGGTTGCCAAGACTGACGCGGCCAAGTGTGAGCGCTGCTGGCATCACCGTGAAGATGTGGGTTCAGTTGAAGCGCACCCAAGCCTGTGTGGCCGCTGTGTGACCAACATTGAGGGTGACGGCGAAGCCCGCGCCTTCGCATAA
- the lspA gene encoding signal peptidase II, whose translation MQLNWKESGLRWYWVVVVVFLADQLSKQWVLANFDLYESVKLLPFFNFTYVRNYGAAFSFLHDAGGWQRWLFTAVAVGFSVLLTIWLRKQPANMVRLNLAYTLVIGGALGNLIDRLQHGFVVDFLDFYWNTAHYPAFNIADAAIFIGAVLIIIDSFKASSSDDKAIKE comes from the coding sequence ATGCAATTGAATTGGAAAGAAAGTGGCCTGCGCTGGTATTGGGTAGTAGTGGTGGTGTTTTTGGCCGACCAGCTGTCCAAGCAGTGGGTACTGGCCAACTTTGACCTGTACGAGTCGGTCAAGCTGCTGCCGTTTTTTAACTTCACCTATGTGCGCAACTATGGCGCAGCTTTCAGCTTCCTGCATGATGCAGGGGGCTGGCAGCGCTGGCTGTTTACGGCGGTGGCCGTGGGCTTCAGTGTGCTGTTAACCATTTGGCTGCGTAAGCAGCCAGCCAATATGGTGCGGCTGAATTTGGCCTACACCCTGGTGATTGGCGGAGCGCTTGGTAATCTGATTGACCGTCTGCAACATGGCTTTGTGGTGGATTTCCTCGATTTCTATTGGAACACCGCCCATTACCCGGCGTTCAACATAGCCGATGCCGCCATCTTTATTGGTGCCGTGCTGATTATTATCGACAGCTTTAAAGCGTCCAGCTCGGATGACAAGGCCATCAAGGAGTAA
- the fkpB gene encoding FKBP-type peptidyl-prolyl cis-trans isomerase: MSQKSLLCHMNILLSDGSTADSTKASGKPARLNIGDGSLSPAFEAELGALKVGDSHKFTLQPQDAFGDVNPDAIHHLDRSRFPADMQLETGVIVSFAGPGGSEIPGIVRDVAGDSVTVDLNHPLAGQAVTFELEVLEEL, encoded by the coding sequence ATGAGCCAAAAGTCGTTGCTGTGCCATATGAATATTCTCTTGTCTGACGGCTCTACCGCCGACAGTACCAAGGCGTCGGGTAAGCCTGCGCGCCTCAATATTGGTGATGGCAGCCTGAGCCCCGCATTTGAAGCTGAGCTTGGCGCACTGAAGGTCGGTGATTCACACAAGTTTACCCTGCAGCCACAGGATGCCTTTGGTGATGTGAATCCAGATGCGATTCATCATCTCGATCGCAGCCGCTTCCCTGCCGATATGCAGTTGGAAACCGGTGTGATAGTCAGTTTTGCAGGCCCCGGTGGCAGCGAAATTCCTGGTATTGTCCGTGATGTGGCCGGCGATTCTGTGACGGTCGATCTGAACCATCCACTGGCCGGTCAGGCTGTGACCTTCGAGCTGGAAGTGCTGGAGGAGCTCTGA
- the ispH gene encoding 4-hydroxy-3-methylbut-2-enyl diphosphate reductase has translation MNILLANPRGFCAGVDRAISIVERALELFSPPIYVRHEVVHNRYVVQNLKDRGAIFVEELDQVPDNSIVIFSAHGVSQAVRAEAKKRGLKVFDATCPLVTKVHLQVTRASRKGVECILIGHEGHPEVEGTMGQYDNPEGGVYLIESVEDVEALQVKDPDNLCFVTQTTLSVDDTLDIIAALQAKFPSIEGPRKDDICYATQNRQDAVRSLATQAKLFIVVGSKNSSNSNRLRELAEKSGTQAYLVDSAADVKAEWFAGVDKVAVTAGASAPEVLVKQVIDAITHLAPSVVTEVEGRKEDVVFAVPVELR, from the coding sequence ATGAACATTCTGCTCGCCAATCCACGCGGCTTTTGTGCCGGGGTTGACCGTGCCATCAGCATCGTTGAGCGCGCCCTTGAGCTGTTTTCGCCACCTATATATGTGCGTCACGAAGTGGTGCACAACCGTTATGTGGTGCAAAACCTCAAAGACCGTGGTGCGATCTTTGTCGAAGAGTTGGATCAGGTGCCGGACAACAGCATAGTGATCTTCTCTGCCCACGGGGTGTCGCAGGCGGTGCGGGCCGAGGCCAAAAAGCGTGGCCTTAAGGTATTCGATGCCACTTGCCCGCTGGTGACCAAGGTGCACCTGCAGGTAACCCGTGCCAGCCGCAAAGGGGTTGAATGCATCCTGATTGGCCATGAAGGCCATCCGGAAGTTGAAGGCACTATGGGTCAGTACGATAACCCTGAGGGGGGCGTTTATCTGATTGAGTCGGTGGAAGACGTCGAAGCGCTTCAGGTGAAAGACCCGGATAACCTGTGCTTCGTTACCCAAACTACTCTGTCGGTTGATGATACTCTGGACATCATCGCGGCTCTGCAGGCGAAGTTTCCGTCCATTGAGGGACCACGCAAGGACGATATTTGCTACGCCACTCAAAATCGCCAGGATGCAGTGCGCAGTCTGGCGACTCAGGCCAAGCTATTTATCGTGGTGGGTTCGAAAAACAGCTCCAACTCCAACCGCCTGCGGGAGCTTGCCGAAAAGTCGGGTACCCAGGCCTATCTTGTCGATAGTGCGGCTGACGTGAAGGCCGAGTGGTTCGCTGGCGTGGATAAAGTGGCTGTTACTGCCGGTGCATCAGCGCCGGAAGTGCTGGTAAAGCAGGTTATCGATGCAATTACCCATCTGGCCCCCAGCGTGGTGACAGAGGTCGAAGGTCGCAAAGAAGACGTTGTTTTTGCGGTACCAGTCGAACTTAGGTGA
- the pilV gene encoding type IV pilus modification protein PilV: MKKYRNGFSLIEVMVALVILVIGLIGIFNLHTVAKQSSFESFQQTQAAYFASDIISRMKLNKPELANYAGTYNGSLADPGTSCDVAVGANTICTNTETRDWDKYQWEQLFSGSSEATGGRDIGGLDKPIACIRVQNTGDVTVVMTWRGIREVSDGGDSAADSFVKDCGTKNNRRRVFVINTVII, encoded by the coding sequence ATGAAAAAGTACAGGAATGGATTTTCCTTGATTGAAGTGATGGTCGCACTGGTCATACTGGTGATTGGCCTTATTGGCATATTCAATCTTCACACAGTCGCCAAACAGAGTAGCTTTGAATCTTTCCAGCAGACTCAGGCGGCGTATTTTGCGTCTGACATCATCAGCCGGATGAAGCTGAATAAGCCAGAGCTGGCTAATTATGCTGGTACCTACAATGGCAGCCTGGCTGACCCTGGTACATCTTGTGACGTTGCCGTTGGGGCCAATACTATTTGTACCAATACCGAAACCCGAGATTGGGATAAGTATCAGTGGGAGCAGCTTTTCAGTGGCTCATCTGAGGCCACCGGTGGTCGTGATATTGGTGGTTTGGATAAGCCAATCGCCTGCATCCGCGTTCAAAACACCGGCGATGTCACCGTCGTGATGACCTGGCGCGGGATCCGTGAGGTGAGCGATGGTGGTGATTCCGCCGCCGATAGCTTTGTGAAAGACTGTGGCACTAAAAATAACCGTCGCCGCGTGTTTGTCATTAATACCGTGATTATCTAG
- a CDS encoding PilW family protein: protein MLTKLRIQRGLSLVELMVALVIGLFLTGGIFAMFSMSATNVTTTSQYGQLQENGRIALAILERDLTQLGFMGDITGTDFIVGGNTTLDSLPALALDCVGAGANNATFPNNTPAHFRKLWGYESGVSADSLTCLGASGVVSGTDVLQVKRVIGPNVAAAGATAGRFYLATTSNQAIFFAGGAVPVLENARFWEYQHHVYFIANNTAGVPELRRKTLSSTGMSNDEQLVEGIENMRIMYGFDNDGDDTADTYMPVQNVTTLMWDNELFQRLVALRIYLLVRSVQPDRTYKNDVQYTLGDKVIAAPNDNFRRKVVSTTIVLENPVLIRN, encoded by the coding sequence ATGTTGACGAAGTTAAGGATACAACGAGGATTGTCGCTGGTTGAATTGATGGTCGCCTTGGTCATAGGGTTATTTTTGACCGGCGGCATTTTCGCGATGTTTTCCATGTCTGCTACCAACGTAACCACAACCAGTCAGTATGGCCAGCTTCAGGAGAATGGCCGTATTGCATTGGCGATTCTGGAGCGGGATCTGACACAGCTGGGGTTTATGGGGGACATCACCGGAACCGACTTTATTGTTGGTGGTAACACAACGCTGGACTCTCTTCCCGCTCTTGCCCTTGACTGCGTTGGTGCCGGAGCCAACAACGCAACCTTCCCGAATAACACGCCAGCTCATTTTCGCAAACTTTGGGGTTATGAAAGTGGTGTCAGTGCGGACTCTCTGACTTGTTTAGGAGCATCAGGTGTTGTGTCTGGCACTGACGTTCTTCAGGTCAAAAGAGTCATAGGGCCAAATGTTGCAGCGGCTGGTGCTACAGCTGGGCGCTTTTATCTGGCGACCACCTCAAATCAAGCCATTTTCTTTGCCGGTGGCGCGGTACCTGTGCTCGAGAATGCGCGGTTTTGGGAGTACCAGCATCATGTCTATTTCATTGCCAATAACACAGCAGGCGTTCCGGAACTGAGGCGTAAAACTCTGTCGAGCACCGGCATGAGCAACGATGAGCAGTTGGTGGAAGGTATCGAGAATATGCGCATCATGTATGGCTTTGACAATGACGGCGATGATACCGCTGATACTTATATGCCGGTTCAAAATGTCACCACATTAATGTGGGACAACGAATTGTTCCAACGCTTGGTTGCGCTTCGGATCTATTTATTGGTTCGATCTGTACAGCCTGACAGAACCTACAAAAATGATGTGCAATACACCCTGGGAGATAAGGTGATTGCAGCGCCCAATGATAATTTCAGGCGTAAAGTGGTTTCAACAACCATAGTGCTCGAAAACCCGGTACTGATAAGGAATTGA
- a CDS encoding pilus assembly PilX family protein, with protein sequence MRKEQGMVLFVALIVLIIMTVIGVALAVNSGQSLRMAGAGAERIEAMSGAQGAQDRVINNNKGAALANLGAGGIQERVDAFNSDSEILPLTLGDVSCQRSSRASGANLISCRRAEITTTTTYGRKGLGQLQIVSGIEQQVLTGN encoded by the coding sequence ATGAGAAAAGAGCAAGGCATGGTGCTGTTTGTAGCGCTTATTGTCCTGATAATCATGACGGTTATCGGTGTCGCTTTGGCTGTCAATTCCGGTCAGTCACTTCGTATGGCGGGTGCCGGTGCTGAAAGAATTGAGGCAATGTCCGGTGCTCAGGGAGCTCAGGATAGAGTGATCAACAATAATAAAGGTGCGGCACTCGCTAACTTAGGGGCTGGTGGCATTCAAGAGCGAGTTGATGCCTTCAATAGTGATTCTGAAATATTACCGTTGACGTTGGGTGATGTCAGCTGTCAACGAAGCTCCAGAGCATCTGGAGCGAATCTCATCAGCTGTCGGCGTGCGGAAATTACCACGACGACGACATACGGGCGTAAGGGACTGGGGCAGTTGCAGATAGTCTCAGGGATTGAACAGCAGGTTCTGACCGGGAATTAA